From Rhineura floridana isolate rRhiFlo1 chromosome 5, rRhiFlo1.hap2, whole genome shotgun sequence, a single genomic window includes:
- the LOC133385699 gene encoding hemoglobin subunit beta-1-like yields MVHWTAEEKQLILNLWGRIDVATVGGEALCCLLVVYPWTRRLFRDFGDISNAAAICANAKIKAHGKKVLTSFGDAIKNLDNVKDTFAKLSELHCDKLHVDPENFRRLGDVLITLLAAHFGKEFTPAYHHAFQKLTGVVAHALAHRYH; encoded by the exons ATGGTGCACTGGACCGCTGAAGAGAAGCAGCTCATTTTAAACCTCTGGGGCAGAATCGACGTGGCCACCGTTGGTGGTGAAGCCCTGTGCTG CTTGCTGGTGGTGTACCCCTGGACTCGGAGGTTGTTTCGTGATTTTGGGGACATCTCCAACGCCGCTGCCATCTGTGCCAATGCCAAAATCAAGGCTCACGGCAAGAAGGTGCTCACCTCCTTCGGAGACGCCATCAAGAACCTGGACAACGTCAAGGACACTTTTGCGAAGCTGAGCGAGTTGCACTGCGACAAGCTGCACGTGGACCCCGAGAACTTCAGG CGCCTGGGCGACGTCCTCATCACTCTCCTGGCAGCCCACTTTGGGAAGGAGTTCACCCCAGCCTACCACCATGCTTTCCAGAAGCTGACTGGAGTGGTGGCCCACGCCCTGGCCCACCGGTACCACTGA